In one window of Planctomycetaceae bacterium DNA:
- a CDS encoding pilus assembly protein PilM produces the protein MISIKQYHSKINDGLARWREFYKSWQKQQVFGLDVGTSAIKLVQLQKTEDGYSVAGAGIAFVNEPNDESHRDANLSKAIRQCWQSANIKNKLAVCGVRGQETAVRHFSFPALLPEEVEGAVELEAKQFCPFNTDEGVIDYQVIAGTEKEIQGFLVVAANKILRDKTRVVSDSSLSNVLMDIDGLALINCMKYCRGDETGTSAILNIGNEYTTLAIIGDDDLPFVRDINFGGKEVIEQLTVENQFPRDVVERVLRGEEKQQDIQDKILLNLESACHKLISNVTETLYYDAVRRKSEIVNKIYLCGGFSLVDGFLDLLKTKLPTETVLWNPFDKISCDQSLECCDLLSKNGPAFAVAAGLAMRQI, from the coding sequence ATGATTTCTATTAAACAATATCATTCTAAGATTAACGACGGACTTGCACGCTGGCGGGAATTTTATAAATCCTGGCAGAAGCAGCAGGTATTTGGTCTTGATGTCGGCACATCAGCAATCAAGCTTGTTCAGCTTCAGAAAACTGAAGACGGTTATTCTGTAGCTGGCGCTGGAATCGCTTTTGTAAATGAGCCTAATGACGAGAGTCATAGAGACGCTAATTTATCAAAGGCGATACGTCAGTGCTGGCAGTCGGCGAACATCAAAAACAAACTTGCCGTTTGCGGCGTCCGCGGTCAGGAAACTGCCGTGCGCCATTTCAGTTTTCCCGCTCTGCTGCCGGAAGAAGTCGAAGGCGCTGTTGAGCTTGAAGCAAAGCAGTTCTGTCCGTTCAACACCGATGAAGGCGTAATTGATTATCAGGTGATTGCGGGAACTGAAAAGGAGATACAGGGCTTTCTGGTTGTCGCAGCGAATAAAATTCTTCGCGACAAGACCAGAGTTGTTTCTGATTCTTCTCTGTCGAATGTGCTGATGGACATTGACGGCCTGGCTTTAATAAATTGTATGAAGTATTGTCGTGGAGACGAAACCGGCACATCGGCAATTTTGAATATCGGGAATGAATACACCACACTGGCGATTATCGGCGACGATGATTTGCCTTTTGTTCGTGATATTAATTTCGGCGGAAAAGAAGTTATTGAGCAGCTTACTGTTGAAAATCAGTTCCCGCGTGATGTAGTGGAAAGAGTATTGAGAGGCGAAGAAAAACAGCAGGACATCCAGGACAAGATTCTGCTGAATCTCGAATCTGCCTGCCATAAATTAATTTCCAACGTAACAGAAACGCTGTATTACGATGCGGTTCGCAGAAAATCGGAAATTGTGAACAAAATATATTTGTGCGGCGGTTTTTCGCTTGTCGATGGTTTTTTAGATTTGCTGAAAACAAAGTTGCCGACTGAAACCGTATTATGGAATCCTTTTGACAAAATATCCTGTGACCAGTCTTTGGAGTGCTGTGATTTATTAAGCAAGAATGGCCCGGCTTTTGCCGTCGCCGCAGGTCTGGCTATGAGGCAAATATGA
- the pilO gene encoding type 4a pilus biogenesis protein PilO, with protein sequence MKKKLKKHVKFINLVWISSVALSVFTYFVAIAPQSKVKQQVTAQLADREMAYATISKINNKQAQEDLNNKMKQWKDDIKQYVIAENELAGLTFDIGQIAKDTKIDSFSITLNDAYLKQKTTTKYITEKQLKVEFKTDFNKFAAFLNAVERHRPAVVINEFTIGNAEHDASASQVNMILSVFVSKKQGS encoded by the coding sequence ATGAAAAAGAAACTAAAAAAACATGTTAAATTTATAAACCTTGTGTGGATCAGCAGTGTCGCGCTGTCGGTGTTTACTTATTTTGTCGCGATTGCGCCGCAGAGCAAGGTTAAGCAGCAGGTAACTGCGCAATTGGCCGACAGGGAAATGGCGTATGCTACTATTTCAAAAATCAACAACAAACAGGCGCAGGAAGATTTGAATAACAAGATGAAGCAGTGGAAGGACGACATCAAACAATATGTAATAGCTGAAAATGAGCTTGCAGGCTTGACGTTCGATATAGGCCAGATTGCAAAAGATACCAAAATTGATTCGTTCAGTATTACGTTGAACGATGCGTATTTAAAGCAGAAAACAACTACTAAATACATTACGGAAAAGCAGTTGAAAGTGGAGTTTAAGACAGACTTCAATAAATTTGCCGCTTTTCTGAACGCGGTTGAAAGGCATCGGCCGGCCGTTGTTATTAACGAGTTTACAATCGGCAACGCGGAGCACGATGCTTCCGCCAGTCAGGTTAATATGATTCTTTCTGTTTTCGTTAGTAAAAAGCAGGGCAGTTAA